DNA sequence from the Thermostichus vulcanus str. 'Rupite' genome:
TGTTTCTCTTGGTAGAGCTGCTCGATCTCCGCCTCATAGCTGCGAATTTGCTGGTGTTGTTTCTCTTGCCGCAGTTGCATCAGATCCAGTTGGCCTTGCAAAATGCGGTTGCGTTCCCGTTCCGTAGCTAGCGCTTGGGCTTGCTCAGCCATTTTCGGATCCGGCTGAGAGGGTTGAGGTTTGCAGGTCCCCAACTGTTCCTGTAGGTAGGGATCCAGCTGCTTTAGAACTTCGGCAGCGATTTTCTGGACAAGCTCCTCAACACCCTGACCCACGGACTCGGGCCTAGCCTGTATCCGCTCATTCGGTATCAACATTTTCTCAACCCACCCACAGATAGCGCAAAAAGGAGGGGATCCCTTACCCGTAACTCTATCCGACCCATTGGGGTGGGGCAATCGTCAGAGCTTGCTGCACCTGTCTTTGCAGTTCCGATAGAGATCCAGAATTATCCAAGACGACATGAGCCCGCCGGATTTTTTCAGCCAAGGGCCATTGGCTGGCAATGCGTGCCTCGATTTGATCGATTGTCAGGGGATCCCGCTGCGAGAGGCGTTGTCGTTGTTGTTCGGGAGTGCAGGTAACCACCCAAATTTCGTTGACCCAGTCTTCCATGCCTGCCTCAAACAAGAGAGGGATCATCAGACAAACCGTTGGGGATCCCTTGCCGGTCTGTTCCTGCAAAAAAAGCTGTAACTGGGTTTTTACAAACGGGTGAATCTGCTCTTCTAACCACACTCTTTCGGTGGGATCCGCAAAAACAATTTGCCCAAGCCGACCGCGATCCAAATCCCCCGCCTGCGTTTGAATACCGGCTCCATAGCGCTGCAACACCCGTTCTCGGATCGGGGATCCTAGCGCGAGAGCTTGTCGGGCCAACTGATCCGCATCGGCTACTGGGATCCCGTGCTGTTCTAAGATTCGGGCAACGGTGGACTTCCCTGTAGCAATTCCCCCAGTGAGGCCGATGATCCTGGCAGGGGTCGTAGTCATATCCCCCTTTTTGGGATCCCTGTGGGATACAGCTGTAACCCTCTAGGCCCGTTTATCACTGGGCAAAAACTGCCGCTCCAGCACCTTATCCACCAAACCATAGGCTTTGGCTTCAGCTGCGCTCATGTAGAAGTCACGGTCATTGTCGGCTTTGATCTTGTCGTAGGGTTGGCCGGTGCGATCCGCCATGATTTTGTTAATCTGCTCGTCGATGAACAACAGCTCTTTGGCTTGAATCTCAATATCCGTCGCCTGACCTGCCGCTCGTCCAGAACTTTGGTGGGTCATGATGCGGGCATTGGGAAGGG
Encoded proteins:
- the coaE gene encoding dephospho-CoA kinase (Dephospho-CoA kinase (CoaE) performs the final step in coenzyme A biosynthesis.), giving the protein MTTTPARIIGLTGGIATGKSTVARILEQHGIPVADADQLARQALALGSPIRERVLQRYGAGIQTQAGDLDRGRLGQIVFADPTERVWLEEQIHPFVKTQLQLFLQEQTGKGSPTVCLMIPLLFEAGMEDWVNEIWVVTCTPEQQRQRLSQRDPLTIDQIEARIASQWPLAEKIRRAHVVLDNSGSLSELQRQVQQALTIAPPQWVG